The following are encoded together in the Salvia hispanica cultivar TCC Black 2014 chromosome 6, UniMelb_Shisp_WGS_1.0, whole genome shotgun sequence genome:
- the LOC125192123 gene encoding cationic peroxidase 1-like — translation MAVLVPQCWARLMLLLLLIGVSNAQLSSNFYSSSCPNLLSIIRTAVNSAVSSDSRMGASLLRLHFHDCFVAGCDASVLLDDTANFTGEKTAGPNNNSLRGFEVIDNIKTQVEAACPGVVSCADILTVAARDGVVALNGPSWAIALGRRDSTTASLSNANSQIPGPGNNLNALITAFSNKGFTAREMVALSGSHTIGQARCTTFRNRIYNEANINATFATSTRANCPRSGGDNTLSPLDVATPNAFNNDYYRNLISLKGLLHSDQQLFNNGSTDAQVRAYSTNSASFFNDFAAAMVKMTNLSPLTGTNGQIRRNCRRTN, via the exons ATGGCCGTTCTAGTACCTCAATGTTGGGCTCGATTAAtgctccttctccttctcatTGGAGTGAGCAATGCTCAATTATCTTCAAATTTCTATTCATCATCATGCCCTAACCTCCTTTCCATCATTCGAACAGCCGTAAATTCAGCTGTCTCGAGCGACTCTCGCATGGGGGCTTCCTTGCTTCGTCTGCATTTCCATGACTGCTTTGTCGCG gggtgtgaTGCATCGGTTTTACTGGACGATACGGCGAATTTCACCGGTGAAAAGACCGCCGGTCCAAACAACAACTCGTTGAGAGGGTTCGAGGTGATCGACAACATCAAGACTCAAGTCGAGGCCGCCTGCCCTGGTGTCGTTTCGTGTGCTGATATCCTGACCGTAGCTGCCCGAGACGGCGTTGTAGCT ctGAACGGGCCGAGCTGGGCTATCGCACTAGGAAGAAGGGACTCGACCACTGCAAGTTTGAGCAACGCAAACAGCCAAATCCCGGGTCCTGGCAATAACCTTAACGCCCTCATCACTGCTTTTTCTAACAAAGGCTTCACCGCTAGAGAAATGGTTGCCCTCTCAG GATCCCACACAATAGGTCAAGCAAGGTGCACCACATTCCGGAACAGGATCTACAACGAGGCCAACATAAACGCGACGTTCGCTACCAGCACAAGGGCCAACTGCCCCCGCAGCGGTGGCGACAACACTCTGTCTCCGCTGGACGTCGCCACGCCAAATGCCTTCAACAACGACTACTACAGAAATCTCATCAGCCTCAAAGGCTTGCTCCATTCCGACCAACAGCTCTTTAATAATGGATCCACCGACGCTCAAGTCAGAGCCTACTCGACCAATTCGGCTTCGTTTTTCAATGACTTTGCCGCGGCCATGGTCAAGATGACAAACCTTAGCCCCCTTACCGGCACCAACGGCCAGATCAGGAGGAACTGCAGAAGGACCAATTAA
- the LOC125194693 gene encoding uncharacterized protein LOC125194693, with amino-acid sequence MASINREEKSFKITPENDKLFSKLLSRESSFRVYYGAAPSAVPFVWETRPGTPKHNSAANCEIPPLTPPPSYFTAGGAKSGGGGSRSKVLLHSLFRRMNPKRAAAVSHSSSTSSSSSSSSQSDPISTPAHVRRWRRVSSFGSSFDERADDLRSSRICLGIGGGGSSVKRALLSIVGR; translated from the coding sequence ATGGCTTCAATCAACCGCGAAGAGAAATCCTTCAAAATCACGCCGGAAAATGACAAATTGTTCTCGAAGCTTCTCTCTCGCGAATCCTCCTTCCGCGTCTACTACGGCGCCGCCCCCAGCGCCGTCCCCTTCGTTTGGGAGACGCGCCCGGGCACGCCCAAGCACAATTCCGCTGCGAATTGCGAAATCCCGCCGCTCACGCCGCCGCCGTCCTACTTCACCGCCGGCGGCGCCAaatccggcggcggcggatccAGATCGAAGGTGCTCCTCCACAGCCTTTTCAGGAGGATGAATCCGAAGCGAGCGGCGGCAGTTTCTCACTCCTCCTCGACCtcgtcttcgtcttcgtcGTCTTCGCAATCCGATCCGATCTCCACGCCTGCGCACGTGCGCAGATGGCGACGCGTCTCCAGCTTCGGATCGTCGTTTGACGAGAGAGCGGACGATCTCCGATCGTCGAGGATATGCCTCGGGATCGGCGGCGGTGGCAGCTCGGTGAAGAGAGCGTTGCTGTCGATCGTCGGGCGTTGA